Proteins from a single region of Trichoderma asperellum chromosome 3, complete sequence:
- a CDS encoding uncharacterized protein (EggNog:ENOG41~TransMembrane:12 (i95-113o133-152i164-183o189-211i223-246o252-271i321-343o363-384i420-438o444-463i475-498o510-530i)) has protein sequence MMASSTSSTETHSHLRDEKGRLDSPTDEKHDIERHSASISRDTRDSVDAPNTTSNDAEKQIYIVQDATSIDDNIVWWDGDSDPENPYNWPRWRKVLNCVLISCLAFITPLASSMFAPGVPDLMVEFRSTSEELAAFCVSVYVLGFAAGPMFFAPLSEIYGRSIIYNITNVGFIVFVVACAKAPSLNALIVFRFFCGIFGSVPITIGGGSIADMIVQEKRGVAMASFAIGPMLGPVVGPVVGGFITTGLGWRWVFWIMAILSGTFSLLFLAFSRESFAAVLIGRKTVRLRKETGNPLLRSKLDTGLSNAAYIKRSIQRPFKMLIMSPISIICGIYVGIAYAYLYLMFTSLTPLFMEIYHFKTSYAGLAFLGLGVGSMIGVVSFSLTSDRNIKKKAAEEAVLAAAEGRAPEGMKPEYRLSPLPVGAIVLPIGFFIYGWTAEYQVHWIAPIIGTVVIGVGDLIVFMSLQMYLVDTFHIYAASALAANAVARSILGSVLPLAGLPMYNRLGMGWGNSILGFIGLALTPAAWLFLRHGEALRKRFEIKNL, from the exons ATGATGGCTTCCTCCACCTCATCCACGGAGACACACTCTCATCTCAGAGATGAAAAAGGAAGACTAGATTCTCCCACCGACGAGAAACACGACATCGAGCGCCACTCTGCTAGCATATCCAGAGACACTCGCGATTCCGTCGATGCGCCAAACACCACATCCAACGACGCCGAGAAGCAAATCTACATTGTACAAGATGCAACTTCCATTGATGACAACATCGTCTGGTGGGACGGCGACAGCGACCCCGAAAACCCATACAACTGGCCGCGGTGGCGCAAAGTTCTCAACTGCGTCCTCATCAGCTGTCTAGCATTCATCACGCCTCTAGCATCAT CTATGTTTGCACCTGGCGTCCCCGACCTCATGGTGGAATTCCGCAGCACAAGTGAAGAGCTGGCTGCTTTCTGCGTTTCTGTCTATGTGCTGGGATTCGCAGCTGGACCCATGTTCTTTGCGCCCTTGTCTGAGATTTACGGCCGATCCATCATCTATAACATCACAAACGTTGGCTTCATCG tcttcgtcgtcgcctGCGCAAAAGCCCCTTCACTCAATGCCCTCATCGTCTTCCGTTTCTTCTGTGGCATCTTCGGCTCCGTCCCCATCACCATCGGAGGCGGCAGCATCGCCGACATGATTGTGCAGGAAAAGCGTGGCGTCGCCATGGCAAGCTTCGCCATCGGCCCAATGCTTGGCCCCGTCGTCGGGCCTGTGGTGGGAGGCTTCATCACTACTGGGCTTGGATGGCGCTGGGTCTTTTGGATCATGGCTATCCTCTCTGGGACTTTCTCGCTGCTGTTCCTGGCCTTTTCGCGCGAGtcatttgctgctgtgctgaTCGGCCGCAAAACCGTCCGATTGCGAAAGGAAACTGGCAATCCTCTGTTGCGGTCCAAGCTCGACACAGGCCTGTCAAACGCAGCCTACATCAAGCGCAGCATCCAGAGGCCGTTCAAGATGCTGATAATGTCTCCCATCAGTATTATATGCGGCATCTACGTCGGAATTGCCTATGCATACCTGTATCTCATGTTCACCAGCCTCACGCCGCTTTTCATGGAAATCTACCACTTCAAGACGAGCTATGCCGGCCTCGCGTTTCTGGGGTTAGGCGTCGGCAGCATGATTGGCgttgtttccttttccttgacAAGCGATAGAAACATCaaaaagaaggctgctgaagaggccgTGTTGGCAGCGGCCGAAGGTCGCGCTCCCGAAGGCATGAAGCCCGAGTATCGTCTCTCGCCGCTGCCTGTCGGCGCAATTGTCCTGCCCATCGGGTTCTTCATATATGGATGGACTGCAGAGTATCAGGTCCATTGGATAGCGCCTATTATCGGTACAGTAGTCATAGGCGTCGGCGacctcatcgtcttcatg TCTCTCCAAATGTACCTCGTCGATACCTTCCATATCTATGCGGCCTCGGCTCTCGCAGCAAACGCAGTCGCTCGTTCCATCCTGGGATCTGTCCTCCCTCTCGCCGGCCTGCCAATGTATAATCGCCTCGGCATGGGCTGGGGCAATAGTATCCTTGGCTTCATCGGCCTGGCGCTGACGCCAGCGGCCTGGCTCTTTCTTAGGCACGGAGAGGCGCTGCGCAAGAGATTCGAGATTAAGAATTTATGA
- a CDS encoding uncharacterized protein (EggNog:ENOG41~TransMembrane:11 (o20-39i51-70o76-98i110-133o139-158i208-230o250-271i307-325o331-350i362-385o397-417i)) translates to MFAPGVPDLMVEFRSTSEELAAFCVSVYVLGFAAGPMFFAPLSEIYGRSIIYNITNVGFIVFVVACAKAPSLNALIVFRFFCGIFGSVPITIGGGSIADMIVQEKRGVAMASFAIGPMLGPVVGPVVGGFITTGLGWRWVFWIMAILSGTFSLLFLAFSRESFAAVLIGRKTVRLRKETGNPLLRSKLDTGLSNAAYIKRSIQRPFKMLIMSPISIICGIYVGIAYAYLYLMFTSLTPLFMEIYHFKTSYAGLAFLGLGVGSMIGVVSFSLTSDRNIKKKAAEEAVLAAAEGRAPEGMKPEYRLSPLPVGAIVLPIGFFIYGWTAEYQVHWIAPIIGTVVIGVGDLIVFMSLQMYLVDTFHIYAASALAANAVARSILGSVLPLAGLPMYNRLGMGWGNSILGFIGLALTPAAWLFLRHGEALRKRFEIKNL, encoded by the exons ATGTTTGCACCTGGCGTCCCCGACCTCATGGTGGAATTCCGCAGCACAAGTGAAGAGCTGGCTGCTTTCTGCGTTTCTGTCTATGTGCTGGGATTCGCAGCTGGACCCATGTTCTTTGCGCCCTTGTCTGAGATTTACGGCCGATCCATCATCTATAACATCACAAACGTTGGCTTCATCG tcttcgtcgtcgcctGCGCAAAAGCCCCTTCACTCAATGCCCTCATCGTCTTCCGTTTCTTCTGTGGCATCTTCGGCTCCGTCCCCATCACCATCGGAGGCGGCAGCATCGCCGACATGATTGTGCAGGAAAAGCGTGGCGTCGCCATGGCAAGCTTCGCCATCGGCCCAATGCTTGGCCCCGTCGTCGGGCCTGTGGTGGGAGGCTTCATCACTACTGGGCTTGGATGGCGCTGGGTCTTTTGGATCATGGCTATCCTCTCTGGGACTTTCTCGCTGCTGTTCCTGGCCTTTTCGCGCGAGtcatttgctgctgtgctgaTCGGCCGCAAAACCGTCCGATTGCGAAAGGAAACTGGCAATCCTCTGTTGCGGTCCAAGCTCGACACAGGCCTGTCAAACGCAGCCTACATCAAGCGCAGCATCCAGAGGCCGTTCAAGATGCTGATAATGTCTCCCATCAGTATTATATGCGGCATCTACGTCGGAATTGCCTATGCATACCTGTATCTCATGTTCACCAGCCTCACGCCGCTTTTCATGGAAATCTACCACTTCAAGACGAGCTATGCCGGCCTCGCGTTTCTGGGGTTAGGCGTCGGCAGCATGATTGGCgttgtttccttttccttgacAAGCGATAGAAACATCaaaaagaaggctgctgaagaggccgTGTTGGCAGCGGCCGAAGGTCGCGCTCCCGAAGGCATGAAGCCCGAGTATCGTCTCTCGCCGCTGCCTGTCGGCGCAATTGTCCTGCCCATCGGGTTCTTCATATATGGATGGACTGCAGAGTATCAGGTCCATTGGATAGCGCCTATTATCGGTACAGTAGTCATAGGCGTCGGCGacctcatcgtcttcatg TCTCTCCAAATGTACCTCGTCGATACCTTCCATATCTATGCGGCCTCGGCTCTCGCAGCAAACGCAGTCGCTCGTTCCATCCTGGGATCTGTCCTCCCTCTCGCCGGCCTGCCAATGTATAATCGCCTCGGCATGGGCTGGGGCAATAGTATCCTTGGCTTCATCGGCCTGGCGCTGACGCCAGCGGCCTGGCTCTTTCTTAGGCACGGAGAGGCGCTGCGCAAGAGATTCGAGATTAAGAATTTATGA
- a CDS encoding uncharacterized protein (BUSCO:EOG092D2LGS) encodes MAPSTSNAPSLLLLPAPPFPLDPRSLSAAYRAPLTAVLKRLGSSSSSANNDNDDGSHVLVIAVACPILAGPSPRSKSLNWKAAQSLLARTYTLISVICNELSINTSGEPSTTSASVDPRVVLIDHERRRTYHRNYDGEYEANCTSVLDLAAFASTVYPWRTVFHPSAESGYELLNAFLEYSQGKQTFLQNQLVAVEGGITLSISESTTTLAAQADFINGHDVVCLGGTFDHLHPGHKLLLHATVLLMKIPDKTSSSSGKQAVLVVGISGDELLTKKKYAEVLQPWDVRANNVLQFLSTIFNSASSSNTNSLPPTSSPSRDELHATFRDGAVLVRCVNIHDPFGPTITEEVMDVIVVSGETRSGGQAINDKRTERGWKPLDVFEIDVLDPNDISEESNSDPNSGFASKISSTEIRQRIAQARNGLQ; translated from the coding sequence ATGGCCCCGTCAACAAGCAACGCGCCTTCACTGCTTCTCCTCCCCGCTCCACCATTCCCCCTCGATCCTCGGTCTCTCAGCGCAGCCTACCGAGCCCCTCTCACAGCCGTTCTCAAACgcctcggcagcagcagcagcagcgccaacaACGACAACGACGATGGCAGCCATGTCCTCGTCATTGCCGTCGCCTGTCCCATCCTCGCCGGGCCCTCACCAAGAAGCAAATCCCTAAACTGGAAGGCCGCACAGTCTCTCCTCGCCCGCACATACACCCTCATCTCAGTCATTTGCAACGAGCTCTCCATCAACACGTCTGGAGAGCCGagcaccaccagcgccagcgtcGATCCCCGCGTCGTGCTCATCGACCATGAGCGACGGAGGACCTACCACCGCAACTACGACGGCGAGTACGAGGCAAACTGCACGTCCGTGCTGGATCTGGCGGCCTTTGCCTCGACGGTGTATCCCTGGAGGACCGTCTTCCATCCCAGCGCCGAGTCGGGCTATGAGCTCCTCAACGCATTCCTGGAATACTCACAGGGGAAGCAGACATTTCTCCAAAACCAGCTAGTTGCCGTCGAAGGCGGCATCACACTGTCCATCAGCGAGAGCACCACCACCCTCGCAGCCCAGGCCGATTTCATAAACGGCCACGACGTCGTCTGTCTAGGAGGCACATTCGACCACCTCCACCCGGGCCAcaagcttctcctccacgcCACCGTCCTGCTCATGAAGATCCCCGACAagacctcttcctcctccgggAAGCAGgccgtcctcgtcgtcggcaTTTCCGGCGACGAGCtgctgacgaagaagaagtacgCCGAGGTGCTTCAGCCGTGGGACGTGCGCGCAAACAACGTCCTCCAGTTCCTCTCCACAATCTTCAACTCGGCGTCTTCGTCCAACACGAATTCGCTCCCGCCCACGTCGTCCCCATCGCGGGATGAGCTGCATGCGACGTTTCGTGATGGCGCAGTGCTTGTTCGATGCGTAAACATCCATGATCCCTTTGGCCCAACCATTACGGAAGAGGTCATGGATGTTATTGTGGTGTCTGGTGAGACACGCAGTGGTGGTCAGGCGATTAACGACAAGAGGACCGAGAGAGGGTGGAAGCCATTAGATGTATTTGAGATCGACGTACTTGACCCCAATGATATCTCGGAGGAGAGCAACAGTGACCCAAACAGTGGTTTTGCCTCGAAGATTAGCAGCACAGAAATACGGCAGCGGATAGCTCAAGCACGGAATGGTTTACAGTAG